The Cloacibacterium sp. TD35 region GGCAGGGAGTTATTATCCTTTTATTTTAGACCATTTTGGTTATTATGTTCCCACTGTAAATTGGCTCCACGAATTTGGTTTAACCAAAGGTTTGGCTAATTTTAGTTTAATCTATGCCCAAATGTCGGTTTGGCACATATTTCAGGCTGGTTTTTCTAATTTTTTTGATGTTTTTTATAGAATAAATGTCGTTTTTCTGGTGATTTATCTGCTCTATATTTTTGAAAAAAAGGCATGGAGTTTACTTTTTGTTTTACCTATTTTCCTGCTTTTTCTTCAATCTCCTAGTCCAGATTTACCCGCAATAGTGCTTTCGCTTATTATTTTAAATGAAATTCTCAAGGGAAATCAAAATGCTAAACTACTTTTTGCGTTTTCGGCTTTTGTTTTCAGCATAAAACCTACAATGGTGTGGTTACCTATTTTTGTTTTTTTATATTTTTTCAAAAGAGGTCATTTAAAATTTCTAAGATTAGGACTTGTTGTTTTGGGAATTTATATTTTTAAAAATGTTTGGGTTTTTGGGTATCCTTTTTTCCCGGTTCAGATGTTCGATTCAGGAGTTTCTTGGTCGCCAAATGCAGAGATTTTAAAACAATCTTCAGAAGTAGCGATTTTGAAAACCTACGATTTGAAGTTTACAATTTCAGAGATTCATCAATTCACGACTTGGGATTACATTTACCATTGGTTTACACTCCATTCATACAAAAAATATATACATATTGCCTTTGTTTTATTGATGGTGATTTACACTATTTTTACTTTTCTGAAAAAACAAAAAACGCTTTATTTATTGTGGATTTCTATACTGTTGAAAACGATTTTTATTTTATATTTTTCAGCGCAATTTAGATTTTTCCTAGATGTGTTTTTCGTAGTATTTGTAGTGATGTCTGGTTCAATTGTGAAAGAAAAAATATCATTATTAAGTTTCAGTTTGGGTGCGGTCATCGTTTTATTTTTGATGAGTTTTCCTAAAATTTTGCAATCACAAG contains the following coding sequences:
- a CDS encoding LIC_10190 family membrane protein, coding for MFIILLSIIIIIPVLAGFGEIFQRLFGKIWSGLSAQFFLGIFFLAMIWQVLAFFIPLNIWVESISLGIGILAFFYFKSYQNFTSFTKNEILKISLLIIIITLAGSYYPFILDHFGYYVPTVNWLHEFGLTKGLANFSLIYAQMSVWHIFQAGFSNFFDVFYRINVVFLVIYLLYIFEKKAWSLLFVLPIFLLFLQSPSPDLPAIVLSLIILNEILKGNQNAKLLFAFSAFVFSIKPTMVWLPIFVFLYFFKRGHLKFLRLGLVVLGIYIFKNVWVFGYPFFPVQMFDSGVSWSPNAEILKQSSEVAILKTYDLKFTISEIHQFTTWDYIYHWFTLHSYKKYIHIAFVLLMVIYTIFTFLKKQKTLYLLWISILLKTIFILYFSAQFRFFLDVFFVVFVVMSGSIVKEKISLLSFSLGAVIVLFLMSFPKILQSQVRTFKLGHYMQGFTKTQFYRPAVFQLNSYQIFKIGNLEFNVPNYDLSFDTPQPSLSPSSVKKYYETGIFPQKISENIQDGFVWKKLSPEEKEKLKKIISSLEKKH